DNA sequence from the Vicia villosa cultivar HV-30 ecotype Madison, WI linkage group LG3, Vvil1.0, whole genome shotgun sequence genome:
CCAACAGGCCTTTTTCTTTGAAACTAAAAATAGGATTGattataccttttttccatataGTGAGAATACCCCCTGACGCACCTTCCGATCCAATTGCCGACCACTCACACTCCGATGCACCCCAAAAGCTCTTTACCAAATGATCCTCCATCTTCTTGATTTTTGTTTCCTGAATAAAACATATGTCTGTATTTGCCCCAATCAGAATTTGACTCACTCTTCTTCTCTTGGCTGAATTGCCGCCCCCTCTTATGTTGAAGGTTCCGATATTCATGGGATAACTAGTGTATTCTCCTTTCTAGCTTCAAACATATCTCTCTCCCTTGCTTCAATGTCCCGCACAATTCCTTCAAAAACCTCATCATCTTCCTCCCCTTCAACACCTAGCTCCTTGATAGAACTCCACACTTTTGCCGGTAATCCTTCAGCAGCTCTCCAAATGCGCCTGTTACCTTGGAGTATACCTGAATCGCCAACGGAATCTTCACCCACCGCCTGTTCACGTGGTAAATAAGAGGTCGAATTACAAGAGTTTGCCATTTCCGGTGAGGAAATAGGATTTTCTGCTAAATTAGGGTTGGATTGGGAATGAAGAAGCGCAGAAAAATAAGATGGGGCAAAAGGGATTTTGAGGTTCTGATAAACTTCTTCAATTGGGATAATTCTTTTGGGCCTAAGAATGTTGGCAATACCAATGGGCCTCAGTGGTGATCCGGAAATTGGATCCGACCCCTCAGGCTCCACATCTTGACTTTCTAAACTCACGGGACTTGGCCCCACACCACAACTCCTGACATTTTGGAGCAATGATGCCTCCAATGTTACCACCACCCCGTCCACGTCACCACCAATAAATGCTCCCTTACCATCACCTTTTGAATTTGACTTTTGAGGTGCAGAAAAATGTATATCTTTTTCGAAACTTCCTTTTTGCAGAGACTCCCCAACATCCCGTGTCTTATTCTTTTCTTGTATTGGCTGCCCATCAACATCAGTCCCTCCAGAGATATCCCTTTTGTACTCTTTGGACAACACCACATCATCTTCCTCGTAATCCGTGTCATCACCATCTCCCCAGTTTTCGTCCTCCATCTCCGACGAGCTACTGGCTTGGACACTCTGTAGATTATCATCCCTAACCATAATTCTTTAGGTCCATGCAAATCTTCTACCAGCTTCACGCTATACACTTCATTGTTGACCCCCACGTTAAAACACTCATTTAACGTCATTGAGTATTTTGTTCGAATCAGGAATCTTGCCACGTCCAGCTTAGCTAAGGCCTTTGTTTCTTCATCGGAGCAAACATATGTGCCAACTGGTTTTGAAATGAAATCAAAGAACTCCTCCTTCCACACATGGCATGGTAAACCATAACATCTCATCCATGTCAATCTTTCCTTATCCACGTCCGCCGGTGACCATGGATGAACGTCAGAGAACCATTTCCTAATCATCACCGAGGCTTCCTGAATCATCCTCTTGATTTCACCCTCATCCGTTTCTTCAAGTAGACAAAGGTTTGCTCCCATTGGTGTTGCTTTAATGCTAAAGCACCCTTCAGCATGAAACGCCTCCTGTATGTTGTACGTTGATCCTGGTATTACCACCACCCCAACGAAAGCATCCTCGAATCTTTTCATATGGCTCTCATCCACGTTGAAGTTAAGGTGAGTGAACTTAGGTTTAGATTCATGATGGTTCCACCTAACGTCTGCAACTTCTGCATACCCGACTTCCTACTCATGTTCACCTTAAGGGCTTCCGCATAACTTCCACCCATGTTGGTTTTCTTCGAGCTCAACCTGTTACTCGTATCTCCTCTAGCGTTTCCTCTTTCTACTTGCACCTGCGCATGAAACCCTCCTACTTTCGCCGGCACATATACCCCGCCTCCAACACCATTACCATTACCGTCACCCCCTCTTTGAAATCTAGGCACGTTTGCATGGATCTTTCTTCCTTTAATGAAGATGCTGTCCAACTTTAGCTCCAGAATTCTTACATCTTCCACCTTTCGATACCTTACGAAACCGTATCTCTTACCCCTTTTGTCTCTCTTTGGTGGTATGACTACCTCTACTACCAGTCCATAATCTTTAAAGATGTCAAACATCTCCTTTGCTCCAAAATCGTCTGGAAATTCAGAGAAATAGTAACTAGCCACCTCTTCTCCTTCCATGCTATTTTTCCCTCTCCTTGAGTCCCAACGATTCTGAAGAAATCCTCTTGGTTTCCATGTTTTTTTGGTCACTTCCTTCCATTCTCCTTTTTCTCTCAGCTCTCCTTTTTCTGTTTCTCTCACCTCTTTCTCTCTCATGTTTTACCTCTTTGGAAACTCAGTTGTTGTATCATATACTTATATTGTATTTGAACACTTAAGGATTATAACAACCAAGTAGGTTTCTAATGTCAAATAGGGTCGTGTAAGAAGCAAAAATATGTCAAATGAGTTTTATAGAGACTCATGTTATCCACACGAGTCATACATTTGCATTAACTAGTTAATATACCAGAAGCTTCATTTTAAGTATGCAGTGCAAAAACAAACACGCAAGTACCAACATAGCAATATAATTCTTGCTTTGGAGCATCCACTTAAGTTGAGAATAGACACAATCATATCAGTATATGTGTACAATGCCTTTCTTTAGCCAAAAGATTTGTAATTTATATGCTAATAACTGGTtataaccaaaaaaaatcatGATAAATAGAAACATAGaagaaacagaaaaaataaaacaaaccaatCATAAATGTCTTGGTCTAAGAGGTCTTTTTCTGCAATCAACTAAATCAACTTCCGCGGAAGGTGAATTTTGAAGCAAAAAGTCCACAATTTTCTCCGGCACGGCCGGAGACGGTTCCATTCCTAACTTGAAAGCTTTTTTTATCCTAGCAGCTTCTTTCTTTGAAGCAATGTTCTTTAACTTGGCCTTGCAGAGTTCCATGCGAAGTCCATATTGAATTTCATCAACTTCCACTTTCAACAACTTCAACTTAACCAAAGAGTGTTTATTTAAGTCCATAAAATTATCAGGAATTAAACTGAGAACCTAAGCAACAAAGAATAGGCAGATTAGCCTAATGCAAATCAGATAAATTTACATGAAgttaagaagaaaataaaaaaagcaCCTGAAGAGTGGTTGCAGTGACCGTCAATGATTTTGCACCACAAAACATTATGAACCAGCTCAGTAGAATCAAAGGAGGCAAATTGTTATATGGAATTACTTCTGCATCAATATTTACATGTTTAAGAGAAAAAACATGTCTCCCAAATATCTTCTGATAAGGAGTACCGCGAAAGGAAAATGTCCGAAGACTTGGAGTAATAAGATCAATTTCATAAAAGTCTTCTGAGTTATTGTACATCGTAAAATTGACTAGCGTCGCAATTGATATGCAGAGGAATTTGGTACGGGATCTGTTATGTTGCACGGTACAGTCGGAAATGAGCAAACTATTTAACCTATTAAGCATCGAAAATGGTTCGGCTTCGTGATGATCATCTACAACAGAGAATGTAAAGTGCCCTAATTCCAAGGTAGTTAATGCCGGTAAATTGAGAGATTTTGGAAACAGGTTTTCTTCACCGGAATAAAGTGAAAGCTTGAGATACGTCAATGAAGCGAAATTGAGAGAAATTTGTGCAATGACATTATCGTAAATAGACAGAATTCGTGCATCCTCGCTGATTACACTGAGTCCTAACCGATGGACATTCTGTGAAATAGCATAGTTCATAATCCTATCAAGTATTTGAGGCTCCAAGTGACCAGTTTCATGCGTAAAATCAAGAGCGTGCAGTGAGATAGATGAATCGCGATGAGATAAGACGTTGGACACGAATTCCGTGAATATGCTAGAAGCTTGAACGTCAGATTTATGGAATATAAGAGCATGAAGATGTTTCCATAAATGCTTCCATCTGACCGAAAGAATGCAAGTTTGAACGGCTTGTTCGCAGTTCAAAAACGACAGTATGTGATGGATAAGGCAATCAGGTAAATTGCCGAGTCTGTCTTTAGGTTGAATATCCGTGAGTTTGGTTTTTTTCTGCCGTGGGATCATAGTCTCTTAACCGGAATTAGACATTCAGATGAGTACCTAATCAGAAAGAGAAAAAATGTTTTGAATAAAGTGATCAAGCAAAATCGTTAAACTTATGCTATTTAGGGTTTGCATGTTGTTGATATAAATCATGTGTTAGGGTTGTCCTATTCCTGTGGCAACCGTTTCCTAGCCATAAGTATTATTTCAATTACTTTTATTCTTCCACACTTAAAAGACTAGATTAGTAATAATACTCTAGATTTATTTTACTCGGATACTTAACTTTACACCTTAGTTTTAATCTCACCAAAATCTTAATCTCACCAAAATCTTAACAAATCACCTGCATTTTACTTACTCCATATTTACTTTAGCGATATAATTCCTTACATTATTGATCATGAAGTTGAATCACATTTTCTTTAGATACACATAAAGCAAAGTTATCAAAATACTGTGTTAAAATTTGACATTAAGCCAACACAAATTACACAATTTTAatacaaaagaaacaaaaaacttttaaaaaagttccaaaatataatttatatcacAAATAGTTTGATACATATTTGTAATCTTATTCCTTAAGCAATATTTAATTTGACCCGACTTCAATAATTCCATGTACTAGTACATAATATATGCAATAGTTTGAGGACATCTCGTTATCTCTATAGATACCATTTGGTACCACACTTTTTCTAACACCACAAAAATTACTACATTCACAAAATTAACCCctctatttaaaaatcaaacatatTTGTTTCTATCTATCATTTTCACACTTAAAATTGACTATGAGTCCatttttaattatcatttaaaaatagatatagatttttaaatatgaaaattataaGTTACACATTATTAAAATGTGGACATGTAATCATTTTCAGAGCAAAAATTTGAGAAAGGGGTTAACACTTGAAAAACTTAAAGGATAAAAAATATAAGTTACACGTCATTATAAAATAGACATATTGATATATTCTAAAAGGGGTCTATACGGGGCGAGGCGAAGACAGGAGCATGAGTTGAGTCCATACCACCTCTGATCGCCCATTTCCTACTTCGGTCGCTCGTTTACTAAATTTGTCGCCCCTTTTATTGAATATGTCGCCTCCCTCTGAGAATGGTCGCCCAACATGGAAAAGTGGGGAAATAATAATATGTCACCATTTCGTAACAGTACAGAAGGGGTCAATTGACCATGTTCTCTGAAATAGATTGAATTAACCGTTCACTCCCACATCTTCTTAGTAACAGTTGATATTCCTAAAGGGCCTAAAATATAGGCCCACGACTAATTTAAATATCTGAAAGTTAGAGTGGACAGGGAAAAACTCATTCTCATACAAAAAAATCACATACAATTTTTTACCCCTTACATGACTTAGCTCCCAACCCCATAATATACCATAAAACCTCTGATAGCCATTAATCACTAGGGGTTGTCACATATTGtactttttaacaagtacaattgGCACCCACCACAGGATCCGGTAAAACTGatttgagtcacattcattgttACTCACCATAGTGTTCACCATATTCTTAGGAGGATACTTAAGCAAAGATCCAATATCACCATCAACAATGTCACTGGAGATTTCACTAGTGGAGGAGATTCCATTTCCTCATGGAAAATATGCGTCTGTTAGGTTTTCACAACAAACATCATACCTTCTGACACTATCAGAATCTCGAGGAAATAACGAGAACTCAGAATCGTTTTCTCGAGTAACTCCATGGTTCCAAAGGCTCACTAGTAGCCCATCAAACTCTTGTTCTAAAACACCTTCCAAAGGCTCCAACTCGGCCCCAACAGCAATGGAGCATTATGAGGTTCTTTAATTGGCCTTTTTTGTGAACAAGTGTAGGTAAAATGCCATATAACGCTTGAAATGTGTTTGAATCTGAGGAGAGTGCCAAGACAATTAAAGTGAAGTATCTCGTGGTATATGCATTATCCCCTTACAATGTTATCCTGGGGAGACCCAACCTCAATTCACTAAGGGCAGTCCTGCCACCTTTCATTTAAGCCTTAAACACATATTAATTGATGAACGGGTTGGTGTAGTTAAAGGGGACCATAATATCTCTCACGAATGCTATCACAATAGCCTAGAAATATAGAGCGAGCTTGTCACCTCGAGCGCTGCCCCTCATCCAGACGCATGTGATACCGATGTAATAAATTGGGACCTTAGGTTGGGGATAAAGTTGCATATCCCAAGGGGGAGAATGTTGCATGTCCCTAACACATTAAGGGGGAATACCCCAATACGGTTATTTGGTTGTTTGCCTTCTCGCTTTCGTTTATTATAGTTTATTGAGTATTCTTCTTGATTTCACATCTCTAAATAGAGTTTAGATCGATTTGTTTTAGCATGTATAAATCAATGGTTATATTCGAGCTTGATCATGATGCTTTTAGTCCATTTCTTGAGTCAGTGGAATAAGAATCATGTGTGTTATTGATTTAAGTTAGGTGGAAAGAAAAATCCCaaagtattttgaaaattatgaaaaattgagattttatgtGTTTGGTACGAATCAAGCACATATCCTAACTCGAATAAAACTGGACAGAGACAACCCAAAGTTTTTCAAACACCTTAATTTGAATCAAATTTTACACTTGATTCAAATCAGACAATTATGGGTCACCTCTGCTTGATTTAATTCGAATCAAACTTTACACTTGACTCGAATCAGAGA
Encoded proteins:
- the LOC131657790 gene encoding F-box protein At4g22280-like — protein: MIPRQKKTKLTDIQPKDRLGNLPDCLIHHILSFLNCEQAVQTCILSVRWKHLWKHLHALIFHKSDVQASSIFTEFVSNVLSHRDSSISLHALDFTHETGHLEPQILDRIMNYAISQNVHRLGLSVISEDARILSIYDNVIAQISLNFASLTYLKLSLYSGEENLFPKSLNLPALTTLELGHFTFSVVDDHHEAEPFSMLNRLNSLLISDCTVQHNRSRTKFLCISIATLVNFTMYNNSEDFYEIDLITPSLRTFSFRGTPYQKIFGRHVFSLKHVNIDAEVIPYNNLPPLILLSWFIMFCGAKSLTVTATTLQVLSLIPDNFMDLNKHSLVKLKLLKVEVDEIQYGLRMELCKAKLKNIASKKEAARIKKAFKLGMEPSPAVPEKIVDFLLQNSPSAEVDLVDCRKRPLRPRHL